A region of Plantactinospora sp. BC1 DNA encodes the following proteins:
- a CDS encoding ABC transporter ATP-binding protein produces the protein MSDLVFDDVTVRYGTGRGRLTAVDNVRLTVPAGTVVGLVGESGSGKSTLARAAVGLAPLAGGRILLDGRPLPKRAPVQMVFQDPYSSLDPRMTVGASIAEAIPRRAGVAAKAEVARLLELVGLDPGLAGRYPAGLSGGQRQRVALARALAGRPEVIVADEITSALDVSIQGAVLNLVRDLQRRMRLSMLFISHDLAVVRYVSEIIAVMYLGRIVEYGPAAEVLGDPQHPYTRELLGSAAHPIGLGAEGAGPAVAEAEPAVAEAEPADPHRPPAGCRFHPRCPVGPLVHPDRRVCREVEPTAAHRHRALCHFAESADTPITTRGGAGDPPPAHR, from the coding sequence GTGAGCGATCTCGTCTTCGACGACGTCACCGTCCGGTACGGCACCGGGCGGGGGCGGCTGACCGCCGTCGACAATGTACGACTCACCGTCCCGGCCGGCACCGTGGTGGGACTCGTCGGCGAGTCCGGCTCCGGCAAGTCGACCCTGGCCCGGGCCGCCGTCGGGCTGGCCCCGCTGGCCGGTGGCCGCATCCTGCTCGACGGCCGCCCGCTGCCGAAACGGGCACCGGTGCAGATGGTGTTCCAGGACCCGTACTCCTCGTTGGACCCTCGGATGACGGTGGGTGCCTCGATCGCGGAGGCGATCCCGCGCCGGGCCGGCGTCGCGGCGAAGGCCGAGGTGGCCCGGCTGCTGGAGCTGGTCGGGCTCGATCCGGGCCTCGCCGGCCGGTATCCGGCCGGCCTCTCCGGCGGGCAGCGGCAGCGGGTGGCGCTGGCCCGCGCGCTCGCCGGCCGCCCCGAGGTGATCGTCGCGGACGAGATCACCTCGGCGTTGGACGTGTCGATCCAGGGCGCCGTGCTCAACCTCGTCCGCGACCTGCAACGGCGGATGCGGCTGTCGATGCTGTTCATCTCGCACGACCTCGCCGTGGTGCGCTACGTCAGCGAGATCATCGCGGTGATGTACCTCGGCCGGATCGTCGAGTACGGGCCGGCCGCCGAGGTGCTGGGCGATCCGCAGCACCCCTACACGCGGGAACTGCTCGGCTCGGCCGCACACCCGATCGGGCTCGGAGCCGAGGGCGCCGGGCCGGCAGTCGCCGAGGCTGAGCCGGCCGTCGCCGAGGCGGAGCCCGCCGACCCGCACCGGCCGCCGGCCGGCTGCCGGTTCCACCCCCGCTGCCCGGTGGGGCCGCTGGTGCACCCGGACCGTCGGGTCTGCCGGGAGGTCGAGCCGACGGCGGCGCACCGGCACCGGGCGCTCTGCCATTTCGCCGAGTCCGCCGACACACCGATCACGACCCGAGGAGGAGCCGGTGACCCGCCGCCTGCGCATCGCTGA
- a CDS encoding CdaR family transcriptional regulator → MLPVNLRPHATLGRVLDDLGFTVLELVHGDPDRSADIGGVAIHDPVEEPVLPHHALVLGVGLRGPDEIAALLRSLGRHRAAGLVVRLPVEVTAELAGAVEESGVALLGLTRGASWAQLAALVRAVLAEGDVGDAGPETIGGVPSGDLFTLANAIAALVDAPVTIEDRSSRVLAFSGRQDEADPSRVETILGRQVPQRYSRLLLDRGVFRDLYRSSTPLWVEPPPSGMDGFSVPRVAVAVLAGDEVLGSIWAAVREPLSAERTQALRDASKLVALHMLRIRAGADVQRRLRADLLATALEGGAGAGEALSRLGLAGQPVVVLGLAVIATAPQRSGGDDASLATERQRTSDALAMHLSAVHPRCAAALVGDVAYGLVPISRDGDGEQRAVRIAADFLDRVGDRVHAVIGVGQVAQDAAGMAAARASADRALRVLRAGAGHRVARLADVQVQALVLELHDLVAARGDRLTGPVARLFAYDEEHHTNLVETLRAWLDAFGDVIAAAAAMYVHPNTFRYRLRRLAEVGGIDLTDPEARFAAMLQLRVISPGTPPRSGPDRPGPGRRLAAADIARD, encoded by the coding sequence GTGCTCCCGGTGAATCTGCGCCCGCACGCGACCCTCGGCCGGGTCCTCGACGACCTGGGGTTCACCGTGCTGGAGCTCGTGCACGGCGACCCGGACCGCAGCGCCGACATCGGCGGCGTGGCGATCCACGACCCGGTCGAGGAGCCGGTCCTGCCGCACCACGCCCTCGTGCTCGGCGTCGGGCTGCGCGGGCCGGACGAGATCGCCGCCCTGCTCCGCTCGCTCGGCCGGCACCGGGCCGCCGGCCTCGTGGTCCGGCTCCCCGTCGAGGTCACGGCCGAGCTGGCCGGGGCGGTCGAGGAGTCCGGGGTGGCCCTGCTCGGGCTGACCCGTGGCGCCTCCTGGGCACAGCTCGCCGCGCTGGTCCGCGCCGTACTCGCCGAGGGCGACGTCGGCGACGCCGGGCCGGAGACGATCGGCGGGGTGCCCTCCGGTGACCTCTTCACGCTGGCCAACGCGATCGCCGCCCTCGTCGACGCGCCCGTCACCATCGAGGACCGCAGCTCCCGGGTGCTCGCCTTCTCCGGCCGGCAGGACGAGGCCGACCCGTCGCGGGTGGAGACCATCCTCGGCCGCCAGGTCCCGCAGCGGTACTCCCGGCTCCTGCTCGACCGGGGCGTCTTCCGCGACCTCTACCGCAGCAGTACGCCGCTGTGGGTGGAACCGCCACCGTCCGGAATGGACGGGTTCTCGGTGCCCCGGGTCGCCGTCGCGGTGCTCGCCGGAGACGAGGTCCTCGGCTCGATCTGGGCCGCCGTCCGGGAGCCGCTCAGCGCCGAGCGGACGCAGGCGCTGCGCGACGCCAGCAAGCTGGTCGCGCTGCACATGCTGCGGATCAGGGCCGGGGCGGACGTGCAGCGCCGGCTCCGCGCCGACCTGCTGGCCACCGCGCTGGAGGGCGGGGCCGGTGCCGGCGAGGCGCTCAGCCGGCTCGGCCTGGCCGGCCAGCCGGTCGTGGTACTCGGCCTCGCGGTCATCGCCACCGCCCCGCAGCGGTCCGGCGGCGACGACGCCTCCCTGGCGACCGAACGCCAGCGCACCAGCGACGCGCTGGCGATGCACCTGAGCGCGGTCCACCCGCGCTGCGCGGCGGCGCTGGTCGGCGACGTCGCGTACGGGCTGGTGCCGATCTCCCGGGACGGCGACGGCGAGCAGCGGGCGGTGCGGATCGCCGCTGACTTCCTCGACCGGGTCGGCGACCGGGTGCACGCCGTGATCGGCGTCGGTCAGGTCGCGCAGGACGCCGCCGGGATGGCCGCCGCGCGGGCCAGCGCCGACCGGGCGCTGCGGGTGCTGCGCGCCGGAGCCGGCCACCGGGTCGCCCGGCTGGCCGACGTGCAGGTCCAGGCGCTCGTCCTGGAACTGCACGACCTGGTCGCGGCCCGGGGCGACCGGCTCACCGGACCGGTCGCGCGGCTCTTCGCCTACGACGAGGAGCACCACACGAACCTCGTCGAAACCCTCCGGGCCTGGCTGGACGCGTTCGGCGACGTGATCGCCGCCGCCGCCGCGATGTACGTCCACCCGAACACGTTCCGGTACCGGCTGCGTCGGCTCGCCGAGGTCGGCGGCATCGACCTGACCGATCCGGAGGCCCGCTTCGCGGCGATGCTCCAACTGCGGGTCATCTCGCCGGGCACACCGCCCCGATCCGGGCCGGACCGACCCGGACCCGGCCGCCGCCTCGCCGCGGCCGACATCGCCCGCGACTGA
- a CDS encoding GNAT family N-acetyltransferase: MTDIHAAEAAVARAAKAAGVEIRELADVAGFAEVRRLYDGIWGPDPRNPLVTTKLLRALSKSGGYVAGAYDGGELVGACVGFSGAPAGAELHSHIAGVCAAALGRRVGYALKLHQRAWVLARGGSAVEWTFDPLVARNAYFNVVKLAATAVEYLPDFYGEMDDEINAGDATDRLLIRWELRDPRVATACEGRHRAGDARAERAGGAVVGLGRTADGAPAPGTLDGDTVLVAVPPDIAALRSAAPDLARRWRTALREALVPLLAGGARVTGFDRAGWYIVGRNAG, encoded by the coding sequence ATGACCGACATCCACGCCGCCGAGGCGGCCGTGGCCCGGGCGGCGAAGGCGGCCGGCGTCGAGATCCGGGAGCTGGCGGACGTCGCCGGCTTCGCCGAGGTACGCCGGCTCTACGACGGCATCTGGGGCCCCGACCCGCGCAACCCGCTGGTGACCACCAAGTTGCTGCGGGCGCTGAGCAAGTCGGGCGGTTACGTGGCCGGCGCCTACGACGGGGGCGAACTGGTCGGCGCCTGCGTCGGCTTCTCCGGCGCGCCGGCCGGGGCCGAGCTGCACAGCCACATCGCCGGGGTCTGCGCCGCCGCCCTCGGCCGGCGCGTCGGGTACGCCCTCAAGCTGCACCAGCGCGCCTGGGTGCTGGCCCGGGGCGGCTCCGCCGTCGAGTGGACGTTCGACCCGCTGGTCGCCCGCAACGCCTACTTCAACGTGGTGAAGCTCGCCGCCACCGCCGTGGAGTACCTGCCGGACTTCTACGGCGAGATGGACGACGAGATCAACGCCGGTGACGCCACCGACCGGCTGCTGATCCGCTGGGAGCTGCGCGACCCCAGGGTCGCCACGGCGTGCGAGGGACGACACCGGGCCGGCGACGCCCGGGCCGAGCGGGCCGGCGGCGCGGTGGTCGGGCTCGGGCGCACCGCCGACGGGGCCCCGGCGCCGGGGACCCTGGACGGCGACACCGTGCTGGTGGCGGTACCGCCGGACATCGCCGCGCTGCGGTCGGCCGCCCCGGACCTGGCCCGGCGGTGGCGCACCGCGCTGCGGGAGGCCCTGGTACCGCTGCTGGCCGGCGGCGCCCGGGTGACCGGCTTCGACCGGGCCGGCTGGTACATCGTCGGAAGGAACGCCGGATGA
- a CDS encoding serine hydrolase, translated as MTACEAELPDTHTLGDSWGLGWIRFGWDGHRLVGHDGNTIGQSAFLRLLPEQGLAVTLLTNGGHARDLYEELYREIFAEVAGVAVPHSLVPPQHPVGADLGRHVGEYERAGVRMAVLDGEGGPTLRTTVTGPLAELVPEPTHEYPMVPVAEDLFAVREPETRTWVPVIFYQLPTGERYLHFGARATPKVG; from the coding sequence ATGACCGCCTGCGAGGCGGAGCTGCCCGACACGCACACCCTCGGCGACTCCTGGGGGCTCGGCTGGATCCGCTTCGGCTGGGACGGGCACCGGCTCGTCGGGCACGACGGCAACACGATCGGGCAGTCCGCCTTCCTGCGGCTGCTGCCGGAGCAGGGGTTGGCGGTCACCCTGCTCACCAACGGCGGTCACGCCCGCGACCTGTACGAGGAGCTGTACCGCGAGATCTTCGCCGAAGTCGCCGGGGTCGCGGTACCGCACTCGCTCGTGCCGCCGCAGCACCCGGTCGGCGCCGACCTCGGCCGGCACGTCGGCGAGTACGAGCGGGCCGGCGTCCGGATGGCGGTGCTGGACGGGGAGGGTGGCCCCACCCTGCGTACCACGGTCACCGGTCCGCTGGCCGAGCTGGTGCCCGAGCCGACCCACGAGTACCCGATGGTGCCGGTCGCCGAGGACCTCTTCGCGGTCCGCGAGCCGGAGACCCGGACCTGGGTACCGGTGATCTTCTACCAGCTGCCGACCGGCGAGCGGTACCTGCACTTCGGTGCCCGCGCCACCCCGAAGGTGGGCTGA
- the menC gene encoding o-succinylbenzoate synthase, whose translation MTLVGVELRRIAMPLVSPFRTSFGTQTTRDIVLVRAVTDQAEGWGECVAMTDPRYSAEYVDGAVDVLSRFLVPALAARDTLDAVSVAPALAGFKGHRMAKAALETAVLDAELRALGRPLARELGAVRDRVPCGVSVGITDSIGELLDTVDGYLDAGYLRIKLKIQPGWDVEPVRAVRERFGDEVLLQVDANTAYTVADGRRLAALDPFGLLLIEQPLDEEDVLGHAELAKTVRTPICLDESITSARAAAAAIRLGACAIVNIKPGRVGGYLEARRVHDVCVAHGVPVWCGGMLESGLGRAANVALAALPGFTLPGDTSASDRYYRTDITDPFVLDGGHLAVPAGPGIGVEPLPDELAAVTTESRWLRR comes from the coding sequence ATGACACTCGTCGGAGTCGAACTGCGCCGGATCGCGATGCCGCTGGTGTCACCGTTCCGGACCTCGTTCGGCACCCAGACCACCCGGGACATCGTGCTGGTCCGCGCCGTCACCGACCAGGCCGAGGGGTGGGGCGAGTGCGTGGCGATGACCGACCCGCGCTACTCCGCCGAGTACGTCGACGGCGCCGTGGACGTCCTGAGCCGGTTCCTGGTGCCGGCCCTGGCCGCCCGGGACACCCTCGACGCCGTCTCGGTCGCGCCGGCACTCGCCGGATTCAAGGGGCACCGGATGGCGAAGGCGGCGCTGGAGACCGCCGTACTCGACGCCGAGCTGCGCGCCCTGGGCCGGCCGCTCGCCCGGGAACTCGGCGCCGTACGCGACCGGGTGCCCTGCGGCGTCTCGGTGGGGATCACGGACTCGATCGGCGAGCTGCTCGACACCGTCGACGGCTACCTCGACGCCGGCTACCTGCGGATCAAGCTGAAGATCCAGCCCGGTTGGGACGTCGAACCGGTCCGGGCGGTCCGGGAACGCTTCGGCGACGAGGTGCTGCTCCAGGTCGACGCGAACACCGCGTACACCGTCGCCGACGGGCGGCGGTTGGCCGCGCTCGACCCGTTCGGGCTGCTGCTGATCGAGCAGCCGCTCGACGAGGAGGACGTGCTCGGCCACGCCGAGCTGGCGAAGACGGTCCGCACGCCGATCTGCCTGGACGAGTCGATCACCTCGGCGCGGGCCGCCGCCGCCGCCATCCGGTTGGGCGCCTGCGCGATCGTCAACATCAAGCCGGGCCGGGTCGGTGGCTACCTGGAGGCGCGGCGGGTACACGACGTCTGCGTCGCGCACGGCGTACCCGTCTGGTGTGGCGGGATGCTGGAGTCGGGCCTCGGCCGGGCCGCGAACGTCGCGCTGGCGGCGCTGCCCGGCTTCACCCTGCCCGGCGACACGTCGGCGTCGGACCGCTACTACCGGACGGACATCACCGACCCGTTCGTGCTCGACGGCGGCCACCTGGCGGTGCCGGCCGGCCCGGGGATCGGCGTCGAGCCGCTGCCGGACGAACTGGCGGCGGTCACCACCGAATCCCGGTGGCTGCGACGCTGA
- a CDS encoding DUF2306 domain-containing protein: MTRREWRLPAALILLGLIPMIAGAVRVTELGLGPEVTPANARFVADPLPVVLHVVGAVVYTILGAFQFVPGLRRRRWHRVAGRIVVPCGLVVALSGLWMTFGYDLPAHDNDVLAGLRLLFGSAMAASILLGLAAVLRRDFTRHRAWMARGYAIGLGAGTQAFTHAPYVAATGEQPDGNVRAALVLAGWLINLAVAEWYLRRPARTSRRSRVVAAG; the protein is encoded by the coding sequence ATGACGAGACGCGAGTGGCGGCTGCCGGCCGCGCTGATCCTGCTGGGCCTGATCCCGATGATCGCCGGTGCGGTGCGGGTGACCGAGCTGGGCCTCGGTCCGGAGGTCACCCCGGCGAACGCCCGCTTCGTCGCCGACCCGCTGCCGGTGGTGCTGCACGTCGTCGGCGCGGTGGTCTACACGATCCTCGGCGCCTTCCAGTTCGTGCCCGGGCTGCGCCGCCGTCGCTGGCACCGGGTCGCCGGCCGGATAGTCGTCCCCTGTGGACTCGTGGTCGCCCTCTCCGGGCTGTGGATGACGTTCGGGTACGACCTGCCGGCCCATGACAACGACGTACTCGCCGGCCTGCGGCTGCTCTTCGGTTCGGCGATGGCCGCCTCGATCCTGCTCGGCCTCGCCGCCGTACTCCGCCGCGACTTCACCCGGCACCGGGCCTGGATGGCGCGCGGCTACGCGATCGGCCTCGGCGCCGGCACGCAGGCGTTCACCCACGCGCCGTACGTGGCGGCGACCGGCGAGCAGCCCGACGGGAACGTACGCGCCGCGCTGGTGCTCGCCGGTTGGCTGATCAACCTCGCCGTGGCCGAGTGGTACCTGCGCCGCCCGGCCCGTACCTCGCGCCGGTCGCGGGTCGTCGCCGCCGGATGA